The Fructilactobacillus myrtifloralis genome contains a region encoding:
- a CDS encoding helix-turn-helix domain-containing protein, translating into MELAQRLKAARTQQHLTQQEVAAHMHVSRKTVSSWETGRSTANLDVLHELADLYQVDLPTLLGEPAPSQTTTTHRYRDRFIRYKRWGYFSKYAYFGTVSFTMLGLLLLVLPYRGTSLLLVPPLVLTLGIIILYEQNWWTITTNRPLLWKLGVVTPVLFVTLYLTGYLLNQYVYHSPAFMHTPANWLGLLLLAGTVTAGALMTIIFPLKRLTVRRSSL; encoded by the coding sequence ATGGAGCTTGCCCAACGTTTAAAAGCAGCCCGCACACAACAACACCTGACCCAGCAGGAGGTCGCCGCCCACATGCACGTTTCCAGAAAAACCGTGTCTAGTTGGGAAACCGGACGCAGTACAGCTAACTTAGACGTGCTGCACGAGCTCGCGGACCTGTACCAGGTCGACTTACCCACGCTCCTTGGTGAACCCGCTCCCAGTCAGACGACAACGACCCATCGTTACAGAGACCGATTCATTCGGTATAAACGCTGGGGGTACTTTAGTAAGTACGCCTACTTTGGCACCGTGAGCTTTACCATGCTGGGCCTATTACTGTTAGTACTTCCGTATCGGGGCACGAGCCTGTTGCTGGTGCCGCCCCTCGTTTTGACCCTCGGAATCATCATTCTGTACGAGCAAAACTGGTGGACGATCACAACCAACCGCCCCCTGCTGTGGAAATTAGGGGTGGTGACGCCCGTCCTGTTTGTCACTTTATATCTAACCGGCTACTTATTGAACCAATACGTCTACCACTCACCGGCATTTATGCATACCCCTGCCAACTGGTTGGGCTTACTCCTGCTGGCAGGAACCGTCACCGCGGGCGCATTGATGACGATCATTTTCCCGCTCAAACGCCTCACCGTGCGGCGTTCATCCCTGTAA
- the asnB gene encoding asparagine synthase (glutamine-hydrolyzing) yields MCGFCGYINQAGIPKEAIENMANKIKHRGPDDSGYFQNEDVSLGFRRLSIIDLAHGAQPMYGDNDTDVLTFNGEIYNYQELQKELIDEGQTFNTDCDSEVLIRGYEAWGPKKLLSKLRGMFAFVIYDQTKHQVFGARDHFGIKPLYYYDDGTNFMWGSEIKAFLGNPNFKKELNEDLLAVHLSFEFIPSKETMFKHVYKVMPGQYFVYKDGGVTTDTYYKYNYDHIDKHQTIDDDAQQIEKLVDDSVKAHMIADVPVGSFLSSGVDSSYVFNEAAKLQPIHSFSLGFNDSKFSELSWSTKFAKEIKQENTPITMTGDDYFDFLPTMMYYMDEPLSNPSAPQLFFLSRGARKDVPVTLSGEGADEFFGGYNTYLEAFTFERYQKWVPQFLRSMLGHVAAKFPRFHGRRFLIRGAEPLWRRYYRVNYVFDEVDRAKVLKNPALKRDTAEYSKHIFDEVAGHDEVTQEQYFDINTWLPFDILQKADRMSMANSLEVRTPLVDKVVANFAATMPTKTRITFKDGKPVTKASFRKAAASQVPEVVADKEKLGFPSPIAQWINDPKYHGRIVEAFHSDIAQRFFNVDQLDYILEQHAHGKSSMQKIFTIYTFILWYGVYFPENTNMHYDQKVVLTPNDR; encoded by the coding sequence ATGTGTGGATTTTGTGGTTACATTAACCAAGCGGGAATTCCCAAAGAAGCCATCGAAAACATGGCCAATAAAATTAAACACCGGGGACCCGATGACAGTGGTTACTTCCAAAACGAAGATGTATCACTCGGCTTTCGGCGCCTCTCCATCATTGACTTGGCACACGGTGCCCAACCAATGTATGGTGACAACGATACCGATGTTTTAACTTTTAATGGTGAAATTTACAACTACCAAGAATTACAAAAAGAACTAATTGACGAAGGCCAAACCTTCAACACTGATTGTGACTCAGAAGTTTTGATCCGGGGCTACGAAGCTTGGGGGCCAAAGAAGTTACTCAGTAAGTTACGGGGGATGTTTGCGTTCGTAATTTACGACCAAACGAAGCACCAGGTGTTTGGGGCCCGAGACCACTTTGGAATCAAACCCCTTTACTACTACGATGACGGCACCAACTTCATGTGGGGTTCTGAAATTAAAGCCTTTTTGGGTAATCCCAACTTTAAGAAAGAACTTAACGAAGACCTGCTCGCTGTTCACCTGAGTTTTGAATTTATTCCATCGAAGGAAACCATGTTCAAACACGTTTACAAAGTGATGCCTGGTCAATACTTTGTGTACAAAGACGGTGGCGTAACAACCGATACTTACTACAAGTACAATTACGATCATATCGACAAGCACCAAACGATTGATGACGATGCACAACAAATCGAAAAGTTGGTTGACGACTCGGTTAAAGCCCACATGATCGCAGATGTGCCCGTTGGTAGTTTCCTTTCCAGTGGGGTGGACTCCAGTTACGTGTTCAACGAAGCTGCCAAGTTACAACCAATTCACTCCTTCTCGTTAGGATTCAACGACTCGAAGTTCAGTGAATTATCGTGGTCCACGAAGTTCGCTAAGGAAATCAAGCAGGAAAACACGCCGATTACCATGACGGGTGACGATTACTTCGACTTCTTACCAACCATGATGTACTACATGGACGAACCCCTCTCCAATCCTTCGGCTCCCCAACTATTCTTCTTATCCCGTGGAGCTAGAAAGGACGTTCCAGTTACCCTCTCCGGGGAAGGAGCCGACGAATTCTTCGGGGGCTACAACACCTACCTCGAAGCCTTCACGTTCGAACGTTACCAAAAGTGGGTTCCACAATTTCTCCGGAGCATGCTCGGTCACGTCGCTGCCAAGTTCCCACGCTTCCACGGTCGGCGGTTCTTGATCCGGGGTGCAGAACCACTATGGCGCCGTTACTACCGGGTTAACTACGTCTTTGACGAAGTTGATCGGGCCAAGGTCTTGAAGAACCCTGCCCTCAAACGGGATACGGCCGAATACTCGAAGCACATCTTCGATGAAGTCGCTGGTCACGACGAAGTAACGCAAGAACAATACTTCGATATCAACACTTGGTTGCCGTTCGATATCCTGCAAAAGGCCGATCGGATGAGCATGGCCAACAGTTTGGAAGTGCGGACGCCGTTAGTTGATAAAGTAGTGGCTAACTTTGCGGCTACGATGCCAACGAAGACGCGGATCACTTTCAAAGATGGCAAACCCGTTACCAAGGCTTCCTTCCGGAAAGCCGCTGCCTCTCAAGTTCCAGAAGTGGTGGCTGACAAGGAAAAGCTCGGGTTCCCATCACCAATCGCACAGTGGATCAACGATCCAAAGTACCATGGTCGGATTGTGGAAGCGTTCCACTCAGACATTGCCCAACGCTTCTTTAACGTTGACCAGTTAGACTACATTTTGGAACAACACGCTCACGGTAAATCCAGCATGCAAAAGATCTTCACGATCTACACGTTCATCCTCTGGTACGGAGTTTACTTCCCAGAAAACACCAACATGCACTACGATCAAAAAGTGGTTTTAACGCCTAATGATCGGTAA